A section of the Stenotrophomonas sp. 364 genome encodes:
- a CDS encoding YciI family protein codes for MQFLLLIYIDDGLLQALPGEDYDRLMHDCLQHADALQADGTLVLAQKLEPVHSARTLRTRQGKERITDGPFAETHELLAGFNLINARDHDDALRIARQFPWSRFGSIEVRPLADMDAERERVGA; via the coding sequence ATGCAATTCCTGCTGCTGATCTACATCGACGACGGCCTGTTGCAGGCCCTGCCCGGCGAGGACTACGACCGCCTGATGCACGACTGCCTGCAGCACGCCGATGCCCTGCAGGCCGACGGCACCCTGGTACTGGCGCAGAAACTGGAACCGGTGCACAGCGCCCGTACCCTGCGCACCCGCCAGGGCAAGGAGCGCATCACCGACGGGCCGTTCGCTGAAACCCACGAACTGCTGGCCGGCTTCAACCTGATCAACGCGCGCGACCACGACGATGCACTGCGCATCGCCCGGCAGTTCCCGTGGTCGCGCTTCGGCAGCATCGAAGTGCGGCCGCTGGCCGACATGGACGCCGAGCGCGAACGCGTCGGCGCCTGA
- a CDS encoding YciI family protein translates to MKVMVLVKATPETEAGEMPTEQEIRAMGAYNEQLVQAGIMLAGEGLHPTSRARRVAFGAQPPRVIDGPFAETRELVCGFWLWQVRSLDEATEWLKRAPFGPGSVVELRPILSAEDFGEAFTPELQAHEQRLREQIGAAD, encoded by the coding sequence ATGAAAGTGATGGTACTGGTCAAGGCGACCCCGGAGACCGAGGCCGGTGAGATGCCGACCGAGCAGGAAATCCGCGCCATGGGCGCCTACAACGAACAGCTGGTGCAGGCCGGGATCATGCTGGCCGGCGAGGGCCTGCACCCCACCTCACGCGCGCGCCGCGTGGCCTTCGGGGCGCAGCCGCCGCGGGTGATCGATGGCCCCTTCGCCGAGACCCGCGAACTGGTCTGCGGGTTCTGGCTGTGGCAGGTGCGCTCGCTGGACGAAGCCACCGAGTGGCTCAAGCGCGCCCCGTTCGGCCCGGGCAGCGTGGTCGAGCTGCGTCCGATCTTGAGCGCCGAGGATTTCGGCGAGGCCTTCACCCCCGAATTACAGGCGCATGAACAGCGTCTGCGCGAACAGATCGGCGCCGCCGACTGA
- a CDS encoding VOC family protein: MKLIPFLGFNGKTHEAMAFYAQALGGKVTSEMRYRDMPPMENTDGCGEMPPETLDHVAHSQLEVGSAILMAADGPSSGGENSTTINIDVDTVEEAERVFKALADGGEVKMPIGETFWAHRWGFLIDRYGKPWMVNCMKQP; the protein is encoded by the coding sequence ATGAAACTGATCCCGTTCCTTGGCTTCAACGGCAAGACCCACGAGGCCATGGCCTTCTACGCGCAGGCGCTGGGCGGCAAGGTCACCTCGGAAATGAGGTACCGCGACATGCCGCCGATGGAGAACACCGACGGCTGCGGCGAGATGCCGCCGGAAACGCTGGACCACGTGGCGCACAGCCAGCTGGAAGTGGGCAGCGCGATCCTGATGGCTGCCGATGGCCCGTCCAGTGGCGGGGAAAACAGCACCACCATCAACATCGACGTGGACACCGTGGAAGAGGCCGAGCGCGTGTTCAAGGCGCTGGCCGACGGCGGTGAGGTCAAGATGCCGATCGGCGAAACGTTCTGGGCCCACCGCTGGGGCTTCCTGATCGACCGCTACGGCAAGCCGTGGATGG